A region from the Variovorax sp. RKNM96 genome encodes:
- a CDS encoding DUF3658 domain-containing protein, translated as MNDEDTELSPAESERLARLRQGVLARIDAAILSQVSDDWRKVARVVGMAMLSMPDRLSGIPDVFFVKRLALLVESGQLESQGSLRRMRFSEVRRRRA; from the coding sequence ATGAATGACGAAGACACCGAGCTTTCACCCGCTGAAAGCGAACGGCTTGCCAGGCTGCGTCAAGGCGTGCTGGCGCGCATCGATGCGGCAATTCTTTCTCAAGTCTCCGACGATTGGAGGAAGGTCGCACGCGTGGTCGGGATGGCGATGCTTTCGATGCCTGACCGCCTGAGCGGAATTCCTGATGTCTTCTTCGTGAAGCGGCTCGCGCTGCTCGTCGAGTCTGGTCAACTTGAGTCGCAAGGCAGCTTACGGCGCATGCGCTTTAGCGAAGTACGGCGCCGGCGTGCCTGA
- the mog gene encoding molybdopterin adenylyltransferase yields MSSSFDPVRIGIVSVSDRASSGTYEDKGLPALKEWLGRALKNPIEFEPRLIPDETALISATLIELVDAGCSLVLTTGGTGPALRDVTPEATLAVAHKEMPGFGEQMRQISLRFVPTAILSRQVAVIRDKSLVINLPGQPKSIAETLEGLKDADGAQVVPGIFSAVPYCIDLIGGPYLETDDAVCKAFRPKSAIRPVR; encoded by the coding sequence ATGAGTTCGTCGTTCGACCCGGTGCGCATCGGCATCGTCTCCGTCAGCGACCGCGCCTCCAGCGGCACCTACGAAGACAAGGGCCTGCCGGCGCTGAAGGAATGGCTTGGCCGCGCGCTGAAGAACCCCATCGAATTCGAGCCCCGGCTGATCCCCGACGAAACCGCCCTCATCAGCGCCACGCTGATCGAACTGGTCGACGCCGGCTGCTCGCTGGTGCTGACCACCGGCGGCACCGGCCCCGCGCTGCGGGACGTGACGCCCGAAGCCACGCTGGCCGTCGCCCACAAGGAAATGCCCGGCTTCGGCGAGCAGATGCGGCAGATCAGCCTGCGCTTCGTGCCGACCGCGATCCTCTCGCGCCAGGTGGCGGTGATCCGCGACAAGAGCCTCGTCATCAACCTGCCGGGCCAACCCAAGTCGATCGCCGAAACGCTCGAAGGGCTGAAGGATGCCGACGGCGCGCAGGTCGTGCCCGGCATCTTCTCGGCGGTGCCCTACTGCATCGACCTGATCGGCGGGCCGTACCTGGAGACCGACGACGCGGTCTGCAAGGCCTTCAGGCCGAAGTCGGCGATTCGGCCGGTGCGCTGA
- a CDS encoding CusA/CzcA family heavy metal efflux RND transporter: MFERIIGFSIAQRWLVLLAVLGMAALGVFSYQKLPIDAVPDITNVQVQINTSAPGYSPLEAEQRVTYPIETVMAGLPGLQQTRSLSRYGLSQVTVIFQDGTDIYFARQLVNERIQSARESMPSGISPVIGPISTGLGEIYLWTVEAEESAKKPDGKPYTPTDLREIQDWIIKPQLRNVKGVTEINSIGGYDKEYQIAPDPAKLQAHGLTMTDLVTALERNNANVGAGYIEKRGEQYLIRAPGQVKSVEDIGNVILGNAGGIPLRVQDVAEVGIGQELRTGAATDNGREVVLGTVFMLIGENSRTVSQAVDKKMQEVNRTLPAGVKAVTVYDRTVLVDKAIATVKKNLFEGAVLVIAILFLFLGNIRAALITALVIPLSMLFTFTGMVNQKISANLMSLGALDFGIIIDGAVVIVENCVRRLAHAQAKHGRPLTRSERFHEVFAASQEARRPLLFGQLIIMIVYLPIFALTGVEGKLFHPMAFTVVIALVGAMILSITFIPAAVALFIGNRVSEKENRLMVWAKRGYEPLLARVMTAKPLVITTAVVAVLLSGLLATRLGTEFVPSLSEGDFAIQALRIPGTSLTQSVEMQKQLERTLKAKFPEIERVFARTGTAEIASDPMPPNISDGYIMLKPESEWPGPKRTRAELLTAVQEEVEKLPGNNYEFSQPIQLRFNELISGVRSDVAVKIFGDDMAVLDETAAEVSKVLSGISGAAEVKVEQTTGLPMLTVNIDRQKTARYGLNVGDVQDAISIAVGGREAGTLFDGDRRFDILVRLPENLRTDLEAIKRLPVALPKGAGAEGLRTSFIPLGEVATLELAPGPNQVSRENGKRRIVVSANVRGRDLGSFVAEAEEAMRKVTIPTGYWTEWGGQYENLASATQRLQVVVPVSLLLVFTLLFAMFGNLKDGLLVFTGIPFALTGGIVALWLRGIPLSISAAVGFIALSGVAVLNGLVMISFIRNLRESGLPLDEAIREGALTRLRPVLMTALVASLGFVPMAIATGTGAEVQRPLATVVIGGILSSTALTLLVLPLLYRIAHRRDEDEELQDAREQRHGAPLDPSPGSQGMTTHGT, encoded by the coding sequence TGCCCGACATCACCAACGTGCAGGTGCAGATCAACACCTCCGCGCCCGGCTATTCGCCGCTCGAAGCCGAGCAGCGCGTGACCTATCCGATCGAGACGGTGATGGCGGGCCTGCCGGGCCTGCAGCAGACCCGCTCGCTCTCGCGCTACGGCCTCTCGCAGGTGACGGTGATCTTCCAGGACGGCACCGACATCTACTTCGCACGGCAACTCGTGAACGAGCGCATCCAGTCGGCGCGCGAGAGCATGCCCAGCGGCATCTCGCCGGTGATCGGGCCGATCTCCACAGGCCTCGGCGAAATCTACCTCTGGACGGTGGAAGCGGAAGAGAGCGCGAAGAAGCCCGACGGCAAGCCCTACACGCCCACGGACCTGCGCGAGATCCAGGACTGGATCATCAAGCCGCAGCTGCGCAACGTGAAGGGCGTGACCGAGATCAACTCCATCGGCGGCTACGACAAGGAATACCAGATCGCGCCCGACCCCGCGAAGCTGCAGGCGCACGGCCTCACGATGACCGACCTGGTCACCGCACTGGAGCGCAACAACGCCAACGTGGGTGCGGGCTATATCGAGAAGCGCGGCGAGCAGTACCTCATCCGCGCGCCGGGGCAGGTGAAGTCGGTGGAAGACATCGGCAACGTGATCCTCGGCAACGCGGGTGGCATTCCGCTGCGGGTGCAGGACGTGGCCGAGGTCGGCATCGGCCAGGAGCTGCGCACCGGCGCGGCCACCGACAACGGCCGCGAGGTGGTGCTGGGCACCGTCTTCATGCTGATCGGCGAGAACAGCCGCACCGTGTCGCAGGCCGTCGACAAGAAGATGCAGGAGGTCAACCGCACGCTGCCCGCGGGCGTGAAGGCGGTGACGGTGTACGACCGCACGGTGCTGGTCGACAAGGCCATCGCCACGGTGAAGAAGAACCTCTTCGAGGGCGCGGTGCTGGTGATCGCGATCCTCTTTCTCTTTCTCGGCAACATCCGCGCGGCGCTGATCACCGCGCTGGTGATTCCGCTGTCGATGCTCTTCACCTTCACCGGCATGGTGAATCAGAAGATCAGCGCCAACCTCATGAGCCTGGGTGCGCTGGACTTCGGAATCATCATCGACGGGGCGGTGGTGATCGTGGAGAACTGCGTGCGAAGGCTCGCGCATGCGCAGGCGAAACACGGCCGGCCGCTCACGCGCAGCGAGCGCTTCCATGAAGTGTTCGCCGCCTCGCAGGAGGCGCGGCGTCCGCTGCTGTTCGGGCAGTTGATCATCATGATCGTGTACCTGCCGATCTTTGCGCTCACAGGCGTGGAGGGAAAGCTGTTCCACCCGATGGCCTTCACCGTTGTGATTGCGCTGGTGGGCGCGATGATTTTGTCGATCACCTTCATTCCCGCGGCCGTGGCGCTCTTCATCGGCAACAGGGTCAGCGAGAAGGAAAACCGCCTGATGGTGTGGGCCAAGCGCGGCTATGAACCGCTGCTGGCGCGCGTGATGACGGCCAAGCCGCTGGTCATCACCACGGCCGTGGTGGCGGTGCTGCTCTCGGGCCTGCTGGCCACGCGGCTGGGCACCGAGTTCGTGCCCAGCCTGAGCGAAGGCGACTTCGCGATCCAGGCGCTGCGCATTCCGGGCACGAGCCTCACGCAATCGGTCGAGATGCAGAAGCAGCTCGAGCGCACGCTGAAGGCGAAGTTTCCGGAGATCGAGCGCGTGTTCGCGCGCACCGGCACGGCCGAGATCGCTTCGGACCCGATGCCGCCGAACATCTCCGACGGCTACATCATGTTGAAGCCCGAGAGCGAGTGGCCTGGGCCGAAGCGCACGCGCGCCGAGTTGCTGACGGCGGTGCAGGAAGAAGTGGAAAAACTGCCGGGCAACAACTACGAGTTCTCGCAACCGATCCAGCTGCGCTTCAACGAGCTGATCTCCGGCGTGCGCAGCGACGTGGCGGTGAAGATCTTCGGCGACGACATGGCGGTGCTCGACGAGACGGCGGCCGAGGTGTCGAAGGTGCTTTCGGGCATCTCCGGCGCGGCGGAAGTGAAGGTCGAGCAGACCACGGGCCTGCCGATGCTCACGGTGAACATCGACCGCCAGAAGACCGCGCGCTACGGCCTCAACGTCGGCGACGTGCAGGACGCGATCTCCATCGCGGTCGGCGGTCGCGAGGCGGGCACGCTGTTCGACGGCGACCGGCGCTTCGACATCCTCGTGCGCCTGCCCGAGAACCTGCGCACCGACCTGGAGGCGATCAAACGGCTGCCCGTGGCATTGCCCAAGGGCGCGGGTGCCGAGGGGCTGCGCACCAGCTTCATCCCGCTCGGCGAAGTCGCCACGCTGGAGCTCGCACCGGGCCCCAACCAGGTGAGCCGCGAGAACGGCAAGCGCCGCATCGTGGTGAGCGCCAATGTGCGCGGCCGCGACCTCGGCTCCTTCGTGGCCGAGGCCGAAGAGGCGATGCGCAAGGTGACCATTCCCACCGGCTACTGGACCGAGTGGGGCGGCCAGTACGAGAACCTCGCCTCGGCCACGCAGCGGCTGCAGGTGGTGGTGCCGGTGTCGCTGCTCCTGGTGTTCACGCTGCTGTTCGCGATGTTCGGCAACCTGAAGGACGGCCTGCTGGTGTTCACCGGCATCCCGTTCGCGCTCACCGGCGGCATCGTCGCGCTGTGGCTGCGTGGCATTCCGCTGTCGATCTCGGCGGCGGTGGGCTTCATCGCGCTCTCGGGTGTGGCGGTGCTCAACGGGCTGGTGATGATCTCGTTCATCCGCAACCTGCGGGAAAGCGGGCTGCCGCTGGACGAGGCGATCCGCGAAGGTGCGCTCACCCGGCTGCGGCCGGTGCTGATGACGGCGCTGGTCGCGTCGCTCGGCTTCGTGCCGATGGCGATTGCCACCGGCACCGGCGCCGAGGTGCAGCGGCCGCTGGCGACGGTGGTGATCGGCGGTATCCTGTCCTCGACCGCCTTGACGCTGCTGGTGCTTCCGCTGCTCTACCGCATCGCGCACCGGCGCGACGAAGACGAAGAACTGCAGGACGCCCGCGAACAGCGTCACGGCGCACCGCTCGATCCTTCTCCAGGTTCTCAAGGAATGACGACCCATGGCACATGA
- a CDS encoding cupin domain-containing protein, whose amino-acid sequence MTRFQKTCISLGLALGMFAAMPALAAPEAAATVLMTKDLADMPGKEAISFIVDFPPGSVDPVHRHDAHAFIYVLEGSIVMGVKGGKEVTLTPGQTFYEGPNDIHTVGRNASKTKPAKFLVTMVKDKGAPLLTLVK is encoded by the coding sequence ATGACCCGTTTTCAGAAGACCTGCATTTCCCTCGGCCTCGCACTCGGCATGTTCGCCGCGATGCCCGCCCTGGCGGCGCCCGAAGCCGCAGCGACCGTCCTCATGACCAAGGACCTGGCGGACATGCCCGGCAAGGAGGCGATCTCGTTCATCGTGGACTTTCCGCCGGGCTCGGTCGATCCGGTCCACCGCCACGACGCCCACGCCTTCATCTATGTGCTCGAGGGATCGATCGTGATGGGGGTGAAGGGCGGCAAGGAGGTCACGCTGACCCCCGGCCAGACCTTCTACGAAGGCCCGAACGACATCCACACGGTGGGCCGCAACGCCAGCAAGACCAAGCCCGCGAAGTTCCTCGTGACGATGGTCAAGGACAAGGGCGCGCCGTTGCTGACGCTGGTCAAGTAA
- a CDS encoding AraC family transcriptional regulator, with the protein MSKYNNARKPELEHELMRDPRLGFEPAGGSSVRCLQHGVPWPFDCWHYHDEYELQIINRSSGDSYVGNHIGRFEPGYVALVGGRLPHTWISHDVPPEGIADRSMVIHFRDEPLRKASGLFPELEAVLPMLDRAKLGIEFFGIHERMRERFMRVQGKEGMARLSEFIGLLHELANWEDWRQISSAAGPLDDDPSANTRMRRVLDYLDAHLTEELSLPAVCAVANMAESSFSRYFHKHMGSTFTDFVTRLRITKACEMLQTSDRLVSDICYEVGFANLANFNRRFLQLKGMTPSAYRQQAQDRFGLRTAQNTPLATIA; encoded by the coding sequence ATGAGCAAATACAACAATGCGCGAAAGCCGGAACTCGAGCATGAACTGATGCGCGACCCCCGGCTCGGTTTCGAGCCGGCGGGCGGCAGTTCGGTCCGCTGCCTGCAGCACGGCGTGCCCTGGCCGTTCGACTGCTGGCACTACCACGACGAGTACGAGCTGCAGATCATCAACCGCAGCAGTGGCGATTCGTACGTCGGCAACCACATCGGCCGCTTCGAGCCTGGCTACGTGGCCCTCGTCGGCGGGCGCCTTCCGCACACATGGATCTCGCACGACGTGCCGCCCGAGGGCATCGCCGACCGCAGCATGGTCATTCATTTCCGCGACGAGCCGCTGCGCAAGGCCTCGGGCCTGTTCCCCGAACTGGAGGCGGTGCTGCCGATGCTCGACCGCGCGAAGCTCGGCATCGAGTTCTTCGGCATCCACGAGCGGATGCGCGAGCGCTTCATGCGCGTTCAGGGCAAGGAGGGCATGGCGCGGCTCTCGGAATTCATCGGACTGCTGCACGAGCTCGCGAACTGGGAAGACTGGCGCCAGATCTCCAGCGCCGCCGGCCCGCTGGACGACGACCCGAGCGCCAACACCCGCATGCGCCGCGTGCTCGACTACCTCGATGCGCACCTGACCGAAGAGCTGTCGCTGCCGGCCGTGTGCGCGGTGGCCAACATGGCCGAGAGCAGCTTCTCGCGCTACTTCCACAAGCACATGGGCAGCACGTTCACCGATTTCGTCACGCGGCTGCGCATCACCAAGGCCTGCGAGATGCTGCAGACCTCCGACCGGCTGGTGAGCGACATCTGCTACGAGGTGGGCTTTGCAAACCTCGCGAACTTCAACCGGCGCTTCCTGCAGCTCAAGGGCATGACGCCTTCGGCCTACCGCCAGCAGGCGCAGGACCGCTTCGGCCTGCGCACCGCGCAGAACACGCCGCTCGCAACCATCGCCTGA
- the pmbA gene encoding metalloprotease PmbA, with product MTTSSSRADSGFAYSRSFFENLVDTALAHAKKLGATDAGAEASEGCGLSVSVRKGELENVERNRDKSLGITVYVGHRRGNASTSDFSEGAIKQTVQAAYDIARFTAEDPVSGLPDEEDIAKEHPELDLFHPWDVTSEQAAKLALECEAAALSTDKRITNSEGAGVSAQQSHFFSAHTHGFRGGYASSRHSISVAPIAGKGDNMQRDAWYSSMRSADELASPQAVGRYAAERALSRLKSRKIKTTECPVLFESPLAVGLLGGLVQAVSGGALYRKSTFLLDSLGKPVLPKHIDVAEDPHVMRGKGSSPFDDEGVTTRARKVVDAGRLEGYFLSTYSARKLGMKTTGNAGGSHNLTLSSRLTKHGDDLDAMLAKLGTGLFVIELMGQGVNYVTGDYSRGASGFWVEKGRIAFPVQEITIAGNLKDMLMGIEAIGADAYTFGAKTTGSILVNRMKVAGA from the coding sequence ATGACGACATCCTCCTCGCGCGCCGATTCCGGCTTCGCCTACAGCCGCTCCTTCTTCGAAAACCTGGTCGACACGGCCCTGGCCCATGCCAAAAAGCTCGGTGCCACCGATGCCGGCGCCGAGGCCTCCGAGGGCTGCGGCCTGAGCGTCTCGGTCCGCAAGGGCGAGCTCGAGAACGTGGAGCGCAACCGCGACAAGTCCCTCGGCATCACCGTCTACGTGGGCCACCGCCGCGGCAACGCGAGCACCTCCGACTTCTCCGAAGGCGCCATCAAGCAGACGGTGCAGGCCGCCTACGACATCGCCCGCTTCACCGCCGAAGACCCGGTCAGCGGCCTTCCCGACGAGGAAGACATCGCCAAGGAACACCCCGAGCTCGACCTGTTCCACCCCTGGGATGTGACGAGCGAGCAGGCTGCCAAGCTGGCCCTCGAATGCGAGGCGGCCGCCCTCTCGACCGACAAGCGCATCACCAACAGCGAAGGCGCGGGCGTCTCGGCCCAGCAGAGCCATTTCTTCAGCGCGCACACGCACGGCTTCCGCGGCGGCTACGCCAGCTCGCGGCACTCGATTTCGGTGGCGCCCATCGCCGGCAAGGGCGACAACATGCAGCGCGACGCCTGGTACAGCTCCATGCGTTCGGCCGACGAACTCGCCAGCCCGCAGGCCGTGGGCCGCTACGCCGCCGAACGGGCCTTGAGCCGCCTGAAGTCGCGCAAGATCAAGACCACCGAATGCCCGGTGCTGTTCGAGTCGCCGCTGGCCGTGGGCCTCCTGGGCGGGCTGGTGCAGGCGGTGAGCGGCGGGGCGCTGTACCGCAAGAGCACCTTCCTGCTCGATTCGCTCGGCAAGCCGGTGCTGCCCAAGCACATCGACGTGGCCGAAGACCCGCATGTGATGCGCGGCAAGGGCAGCTCGCCCTTCGACGACGAAGGCGTGACCACCCGGGCCCGCAAGGTGGTCGATGCCGGCCGGCTCGAGGGCTATTTCCTCTCCACCTACTCGGCCCGCAAGCTGGGCATGAAGACCACCGGCAACGCCGGCGGCTCGCACAACCTGACGCTGAGCTCGCGCCTCACGAAGCACGGCGACGACCTCGATGCGATGCTCGCCAAGCTGGGCACCGGCCTCTTCGTGATCGAGCTGATGGGGCAGGGCGTGAACTACGTGACCGGCGACTACTCGCGCGGCGCCAGCGGCTTCTGGGTCGAGAAGGGCCGCATCGCCTTCCCGGTGCAGGAGATCACCATCGCCGGCAACCTGAAGGACATGCTGATGGGCATTGAAGCCATCGGCGCGGATGCCTACACTTTCGGCGCCAAGACCACGGGGTCGATTCTGGTCAACCGCATGAAGGTGGCCGGCGCCTGA
- a CDS encoding SDR family oxidoreductase, with amino-acid sequence MKIVIIGGSGLIGSKLSALLRHAGHEVNAASPSTGVNTLTGEGLKEALAGAQVVVDVANSPSFADEPALHFFDTAGRNLLAAEAEAGVAHHIALSVVGTDRLLASGYFRAKQRQEELIEASPVPWTIVQATQFFEFVAGIADGSVRGGEVRLSNALVQPMAADDVAAALAVVVGESPARRRIEIAGPEALPLDALVRRLFAATGDKRPVVTDAEASYFGVRLDDRSLTSDTAPRLGTIRFADWLAQRARA; translated from the coding sequence ATGAAGATCGTCATCATCGGAGGCTCCGGCCTCATCGGCTCCAAGCTTTCTGCCCTGTTGCGCCATGCCGGCCATGAGGTCAACGCCGCTTCACCCTCCACGGGCGTCAACACGCTCACCGGCGAAGGCCTGAAGGAGGCCTTGGCCGGCGCGCAGGTCGTCGTCGACGTGGCGAACTCGCCCTCGTTCGCGGACGAGCCGGCGCTGCATTTCTTCGACACCGCGGGGCGCAACCTGCTTGCCGCCGAAGCAGAGGCCGGCGTGGCGCACCACATCGCGCTGTCGGTGGTCGGCACCGATCGCCTGTTGGCCAGCGGCTATTTCCGCGCCAAGCAGCGCCAGGAAGAGCTGATCGAGGCCTCGCCCGTGCCCTGGACCATCGTGCAGGCCACGCAGTTCTTCGAGTTCGTGGCCGGCATCGCCGACGGGAGCGTGCGGGGCGGCGAAGTGCGGCTCTCGAATGCGCTGGTCCAGCCGATGGCGGCGGATGATGTCGCCGCCGCGCTGGCCGTGGTGGTGGGCGAATCGCCCGCACGGCGACGGATCGAGATCGCGGGCCCCGAGGCGCTGCCGCTCGACGCGCTGGTGCGCCGCCTGTTCGCAGCGACCGGCGACAAGCGCCCGGTCGTCACCGATGCAGAAGCGAGCTACTTCGGCGTGCGGCTCGACGATCGATCGCTCACGTCTGACACCGCCCCGCGCCTCGGGACGATCCGTTTCGCGGACTGGCTTGCACAGCGTGCGCGCGCCTGA
- the yjgA gene encoding ribosome biogenesis factor YjgA, whose amino-acid sequence MSRKPKKGYFVRGQFVAEGSELDLELKRELKGTDDASRTDLKRESDELQKLGTELLTLRAALFDALQLDEKLVDAVAEAKRITNFEGKRRQMQFIGKLMRKLDEPTLEAVKLALTEQNSTPAAETAALHEAERWRDRLIADDDALGGWIETHPATDSQQLRALVRQARKDMKTGPAGEAPRQGKAYREIFQLVREQLAVHGGDDHAAAAAAQDREEDA is encoded by the coding sequence ATGTCCCGCAAACCCAAAAAAGGCTATTTCGTCCGTGGCCAGTTCGTCGCCGAAGGCAGCGAACTCGACCTGGAGCTCAAGCGTGAGCTCAAGGGCACCGACGATGCCAGCCGCACCGATCTCAAGCGCGAAAGCGACGAGCTTCAAAAGCTCGGCACCGAGCTGCTCACGCTGCGCGCCGCCCTGTTCGACGCCCTCCAGCTGGACGAAAAACTGGTCGACGCCGTCGCCGAGGCCAAGCGCATCACCAACTTCGAGGGCAAGCGCCGCCAGATGCAGTTCATCGGCAAGCTGATGCGCAAGCTCGACGAGCCCACGCTGGAAGCCGTCAAGCTCGCCCTGACCGAGCAGAACAGCACGCCGGCCGCAGAAACCGCCGCCCTGCACGAGGCCGAGCGCTGGCGCGACCGGCTGATTGCCGACGACGACGCCCTCGGCGGCTGGATCGAAACCCATCCCGCCACCGACTCCCAGCAACTGCGCGCCCTGGTGCGCCAGGCCCGCAAGGACATGAAGACCGGCCCGGCCGGCGAAGCGCCCCGCCAGGGCAAGGCCTACCGCGAAATCTTCCAGTTGGTGCGGGAGCAACTGGCCGTGCATGGCGGCGACGACCACGCCGCGGCCGCCGCCGCGCAGGACCGGGAAGAGGACGCATGA
- a CDS encoding cation diffusion facilitator family transporter: MAHDHAHAVGGNERALRWALLLTSLYLVAEVVGGLVSGSLALLSDAAHMFTDTVALAISLAAIWIGKRPADKRRTFGYYRFEILAAVLNAVLLFFVAIYVLYEAYRRISAPAEIQSTMMLLVAVGGLVVNLVGMRLLASGKDKSLNVKGAYLEVWADMLGSVGVIVGALVIRFTGWAWVDSVIAVAIGLWVLPRTWRLLRESLNVLLEGVPDDVDLPAVESALLVSDGVASLHDLHVWALSSGKVSLSVHVVCMPEVGDMAPLMLQLRALLAEKFDIHHSTVQVERVPCEQAAESHGFGPAVTTARATVGN; the protein is encoded by the coding sequence ATGGCACATGACCATGCCCACGCGGTGGGCGGCAACGAGCGCGCACTGCGCTGGGCCTTGCTGCTCACCTCGCTCTACCTCGTGGCAGAGGTGGTGGGCGGGCTGGTGTCGGGGAGCCTCGCGCTGTTGTCCGATGCGGCCCACATGTTCACCGACACGGTGGCGCTGGCGATCTCGCTGGCCGCCATCTGGATCGGCAAGCGGCCGGCGGACAAGCGGCGCACCTTCGGCTACTACCGCTTCGAGATTCTTGCGGCCGTGCTCAATGCGGTGCTGCTGTTCTTCGTGGCGATCTACGTGCTGTACGAGGCGTACCGGCGCATCTCGGCGCCGGCCGAGATCCAGTCGACCATGATGCTGCTGGTGGCCGTGGGCGGACTGGTCGTCAACCTCGTCGGCATGCGGCTGCTTGCAAGCGGCAAGGACAAGAGCCTCAATGTGAAGGGCGCGTATCTGGAGGTGTGGGCCGACATGCTGGGGTCGGTCGGCGTGATCGTCGGGGCACTGGTCATCCGCTTCACCGGGTGGGCGTGGGTGGATTCTGTGATCGCGGTGGCCATCGGGCTGTGGGTGCTGCCGCGCACCTGGCGCTTGCTGCGCGAGAGCCTGAACGTGCTGCTCGAAGGTGTGCCCGACGACGTGGATCTACCTGCCGTCGAAAGCGCGCTGCTGGTAAGCGATGGTGTGGCCAGCCTGCACGACCTGCATGTGTGGGCACTGTCGAGCGGCAAGGTGAGCCTGAGCGTGCATGTGGTGTGCATGCCCGAGGTGGGTGACATGGCGCCGCTGATGCTGCAACTGCGCGCCCTGTTGGCGGAGAAGTTCGATATCCACCATTCGACCGTGCAGGTGGAGCGCGTGCCTTGCGAGCAGGCGGCCGAGAGTCATGGGTTCGGGCCTGCGGTGACGACTGCCCGGGCCACTGTTGGAAATTAG